GAGCCGACCTCCCTGGGCCGCGTGCTGCTCGGCAGCGGCATGGCGCGCACCGCGGCGCGGATCCTGGTGCCGCGAGGGGTCCGCGCCGCCGCGCGCGATAGGATGCTCAAGGTGAAGCCCAAGCCGAGCATGGATACGCGCGCGGGGGAGCTTCTCTCGCGCGTGTACGCCGGCGAAGCCGAATGCCTCGCCGAGTTGCTTGGCCGCCCGGTTCCCTGGTCCACTACCGCACCCGCCGCCCCTTCTTGAGGTCCGGCCTCGCTCCCCCGGGCCGGCCTCCGCAAAGCGCAAGGTTGGGCCCTGGCGCCCTCTACACACCCGCATCACGGCTCGGCGGGCGTGGAGCAGCCTGGGGTTGAGGTTAGATACCCTAGGGCTAATGAGGCGCCAGAGCGGCTACTCAGAACCGCTCCGGCGCCGATATGGATGCGGGACATCCCGCCGTGTTGACACCCCGATTGCAGGCTGCGACGCTCACACCCCCACTATACCTCCGCGGGGTTTCGCTCCGCACCAGCCCGCCGCAGCATTACATCGGCGGGGTCACCGTCCCTACTCGCCCATTCTGCTCCCACCCCAGCTTGGAGCGCAGCTCGCTGACGCTGCGGAGCCACCCGGTCTGCTTCCAGTACGACATCTCGGGCACGGTTCCGGGATCGTAGGTGTTATAGTCCGCCATCAGGTTCATCTGTGCGGGGGTACGGGTTTTTATCCTACTTCCACCGGGGTGGATGTTCGAGTCTCGCTGCCAACCCTTGAAGGCGTTTCGCGTGATGCGAACGTTGCCGAGGTCGTACCCCTCCTTCCGATATTCGTCAACCAGGTGAATCGAGCGGGCGTTGCGCACGAACAGGTTGTGATTGATGGTCACTCCGGTGCTGTTCGCCACGGTGACCCCGGAGACCGAGTTGCCCGCGAAGATGTTGTTCTCCACGAGACCCGGAGACTTGCTCACTTCGATGAACAGCCCGCGGCCGCTCTCCCCGTAGTTGTGGTGGAGGTAGCTGTTTCGCACCACGTAATTCGTATTGTTCGTGTCGAACCAGATCCCCGGCCCGAAGTTCTCGTAGCTCTCCACGTTGTCGACCACCGCATCCGCCGTGTGGTAGAACTTCATCACCTTCATGGCACCGTCTCCGTAGAGAGGGTCCGGGCGGGTGTGATTGCCGCGGATGATCACGTCGATGAGCCGCGGTCGCCTCAGCTTCCGCTGCCAGGTCTCCGCCGAGGCCGTAACCGCGAGCGTATGGTGATTCAGGAAGGTGCTGCGGACCACCGTCACCGAATCCCCTCGAATGTCCAGTCCGGAGTAGCCCGCGGCGTCGAAGAGGCACTCCTCGATCTTCCAACCCCGGATCGCGGCTACGGCCGCCCGGCGCTTTATGTCGGAGACCAAGGGCGCGTAGTTGCGGAAGACCAGGCCGCGGAGGGTGACGTGAATGGCACCGTAGTTCTTCACCCCGCCGTAATACTCGGCCGGCGTGAAATTGTATGAGCCTCCGGTGAGCACCACCTTCCCTCGACCGGTCGCCTGGAATACGATGGGGCGGCCGGCGGTGCCGCCATTGCGCACGCGAACCGACTCCCGGTATGTCCCGGGGCGGATATTCACCACGTCGCCCGCCTTTGCGACCTGCGCAGCCTTGTTGATGGTGCGGAAGGGGGCGGAATACGTCCCTGGATTGCTGTCGCTGCCGTTGGGGTCTACGTAATACGTCCTGCCACCCGTCTTGGGCTGGAGCAGTGTGTACGTGACCTTGCCGTATCCTCGCGGGCGAATCCCCTCGACGATCGAGGAAAAGCCGCTCCCCGTCGAGACTGCGGTGGTGTACAGTTCCTGAGGACGGATGATCACCGTGTACATCTCGGCAGACCCGCTCCCCGCGCGGTTACTGCCGAGGGTGACCTTCCCGGCGGAGTAGGCCCGCACGTACAGGTCGTGCGTTTTCTTCTCCCGCTCTTTGGCAATCACCAGTCGCTCGCCCGTAGGCTTGAAGCCGCGTTCCGTCACCCACGCCGGCGGCTTGCCATTGTAGGCAATGTAGACGAGCGACTGTCGCTTCAGCTGGAAGGTCAGAAAGCTGCCGTTTCCGGAGACCGCCTGGTCCCCGTTGGCGGTGCGGATGAAAACCTGCCCTCGTACGAGGTCAGGCACACTTTGATAGGTATAGGTGCGATCGATATACGCGCGCTTCCCCCCACTGAGATAGCTTACCGCTATATACCGACGCCCCGAGGCAGCATGGATGTCGCTCAGCAGGTCGGCCGGGGCCACGGCCTCGTTCGCCTCGCCGGGTGTCAAGCTCGATTCGGCTTGAGGCGCGACCGGATCGTCCGTGCAACCGGTCACAGAGATCAGCAGGAGCGGGAGCACCAGCGAGAGCCTCCCGCCGAGGCGGCTCCAACGCGGACGCAACCGGTCGCCGGTGCAGGCGCCAGCGACGGCCCGAGCGAGGACGCCGAGCGCACTACGAGTCAGGTTCCGATTCATCGTCCTCATGAGTGTGTGGTTGTTGGATTGCGGTCCGGGGACACGCGCCCGTTTCCTCCGCGTGGCTGGGATCGAAAAAGGCCGCCAGCCGCGCTTTTCCACGCCAGAGGCGTGGATTGGCGTTGCTGGCGGCCAGGCGAGCATGACGGAAGATTCCGCTGTAGCCCCTTGACTCTGCGTCGCCGCCTTTCGACGGCTTTGCTCTTGGCAGCAACGATCCCGTGTGGCGGGGCGGCCGCTATCGCGGCCTGCTCCCCCTGCCATTCAGGAGCATTCAGATCACCTCGTCAGAGCATTCACCGCCAATAGGCGGAGACGCCCCGCGGACGATCAGACCATCAACTTCTAGCCCGCGCTTGATTCGCGGCGGATCTTCTCGAAGCGCGGCCACGGCGTGGTCGACGCCGGTTCGCCTCGTGCCGCTGGTACATACGAAAATGGCCGCCAGCGCTCGGATTTTTCCGCCACATCGGCGGAAAAGTCCGTTGCCGGCGGCCAGGCTGGCATGGCGGTGGAAGCCGCTTTAGCCCCTCAGCTCTGCGCCACCGCCTTTCGGCGGTTTTGCTCTTGTCAGCAACGATGGATTGTAAGCGATGCCAGCACGGGTCCAACACACCCGTGCTCGCCAGGAAGGCTATGCCAGCCTCCGAGTCGACCGACGCGCGCCCTCAGGCGAGAACGCGCCGGCGAGATCACTACATGGATGCGTCGAGGAAGTCCTAAAATAATCCTTCGCGCATCCGAGCGCAAGGGTTATGTGAAGGACCGGCTCAGGCCTCGGCGCGCGCCACCGCTACCTGCGGAAGTGCGAGCCAGCTGCTGAGATCGCGCTGCAGCAGCACGGAGAGCCGCTCCACGTCGTCGCGGAATCGCTCGACGAGCATCTCTCGAGTCTCCGGTCGCATTGGCGGAGGACGTCGAATGTTCAGCTTCGTCAGGTTCGCCCGCAAACGTCGCGCTTTTCCCGGAGCGAGCCGGCGAATGAGCTCCTTCCCAGGGAAACGCGCGTTCAGCAGGTGGCCGAGCGCATTCGAGCGGAACTCCCCGCTGCGATTGAACACGTCACGCGTCACCAGCTCGAGGTCCGTGGACAGCCCCAGGAAGGCGAGAATGTCCCTGCACAGCCCGGTCGCGTCGCGCACGAGGTCCTCGAAGAGGTAGATGCGCACCGCCTCCTCTCCGAACACCTCGAGGTATCTCTCGACCTGTGGACAGTACCTGCCGCTCTCCACGTAGTGGAAGCGAAAATTCTCCCCCGCCGCAATCCGCTCCGGCTCCGCCTCCAGCGCCTCCTCGAATCCGAGCGGCTCCACGAACTGGTTGCGATTATACCAGTAGAACGAATATGCCCGCTCGATGGGATTCCGCAGCACCATCATGATCCTGGCATTCGGCTGCAACTGTCGAATGCGTCGCGGCGCGTTGACCGAATAGAGGTAGGATGTGGAGAGGTCCCCTGCCAGCTGGTCGTCGCGGCATGCGGCGAAAAGGCGAAGGTACTCTTCGTCGTTTGCCAGCTTCGGAGCGTATCTGTGCTCGAAATCCGAAAAGTAATGCGGCTCCTTCATGTGGGGGACGAAGATCGCCGGATGCTGTGTCAGATAGTCGAACAGCGACGTCGTCCCTGCTTTCGCTGCACCCACAATGAAAAAGTCGGGAATCTTCATGGAGCACGAATCTGCTCTGGCCGCCGATCGTCACCTTCGGGGCGATACGGGCGGCCGGTTTCCAAGTCCAGATCAGCCGGCCTGGGCGGCGGGCGCACGCTCCGGAACGGTCGCCCCGGCAGGTCGCCGTTTGAGCGCCGCATCATAGACCGCCATCAACCTGTGGTAGTTCGTCTCCGCCGTATACCGGTTCAGGTACTCCTGGCGGGCTCGCCTTCCCATCTCCTCCATCTCTGCAGCATGGTCACGCGCCCACGCCACCGCGGCCAGCAGGTCCGTCGGCCTACCGGCATCGAAGTGCAGGCCGGTCTCCCGATCTCGCACCAGCTCGGCTGCTGCCCCTAGCCGGGCGGCGATCACCGGTGCCCCCGTGGCGAACGCCTCCAGGATCGTGAGCCCGAATGCCTCGTACCACTCCGAGGGGAAGACCAGGAAGCGGGCTTCCTGCATCAGCCGCGTGACTTCCTCGCGCGACCGACGCCCCAGCCATTCTACGCCCGGGATTTCGGCGCCGAAGAGCGAAGCGAGCGGTCCATCCCCAACGACCTTGAGAGGCACGCCCGGGCTCCCCGTAGACCATGCCTCCAGCAGCGTACGCACCCCCTTTTCCTCGACCAGTCGGCCGACGTACAGCGCGAAGTCGCCCCGGTGCTGCCCCACGCCCGGGTCGACCACGAGGAAGTGTGGCTTGACCGCGATCCGCTCCGCCGGCAGTCCCCCCTGCACGAATTTGTCTCGCAGGAACTCGGTGGGGGCGATGTACATGTCCACCGCGCGGTTCCAGGTGCCGATCGCGCGGTGGACGGTGTTGTGCGCTACCACGCCCAGCGACGCGGTGATGCTCCCGCGGTAGCAGGCGTGCCTCACCGCCGGCCATGGAACCGCCTTCCCCAGGCACGCTTCACACACCTTCCCCTCACGGTAGAAGGTGGTTCCCGGGCAGAGCAGCCGGAAATTGTGCAGGGTGTGTACGACGGCAGCCCCCTCGGACCGAGCGGCGTAGTAGGCGGCCGGGGAGACGAGCGGGAAAGTGTTGTGGAAATGGACGACCTGTGGGCGTTGCGACCGGCAGAGGGCGCGCAGCTGGTCGGCGGCCTCGCCATTCCACAGGGTTTTCCGCGCAAGCGTGGCGGAGCTCAGGCCGACGATGGCGTCGTTGTGGACGGTGAAGTGCGACACCGTATGGCCCCGCTCGCGGAGCAGATCGGTCTCTGCCGCGAAGACCTGGTCCTCGCCGCCGGGCTGCTGGTAGAAGTTGTGAACGATCAGTACACGCATTGCTGCCGGCCGTCCGGTGATCGCTGAGCCCGCTATGGGTTGCAGACGACCGAAGCCGCCGGCGGGTCACTTTCCCGACGGGAAACCCCGACGAGATTAACCCACCGGCGGCGCGAACTGACCTTAATCGCCCGCTCTAAGAGCCCGCAGCTCGGTTGCCTCGGGGGACGCTGGCCAGTGTGCGCAGGCTCCGTTCCCCGCGCCG
The Longimicrobiaceae bacterium DNA segment above includes these coding regions:
- a CDS encoding glycosyltransferase, which encodes MRVLIVHNFYQQPGGEDQVFAAETDLLRERGHTVSHFTVHNDAIVGLSSATLARKTLWNGEAADQLRALCRSQRPQVVHFHNTFPLVSPAAYYAARSEGAAVVHTLHNFRLLCPGTTFYREGKVCEACLGKAVPWPAVRHACYRGSITASLGVVAHNTVHRAIGTWNRAVDMYIAPTEFLRDKFVQGGLPAERIAVKPHFLVVDPGVGQHRGDFALYVGRLVEEKGVRTLLEAWSTGSPGVPLKVVGDGPLASLFGAEIPGVEWLGRRSREEVTRLMQEARFLVFPSEWYEAFGLTILEAFATGAPVIAARLGAAAELVRDRETGLHFDAGRPTDLLAAVAWARDHAAEMEEMGRRARQEYLNRYTAETNYHRLMAVYDAALKRRPAGATVPERAPAAQAG
- a CDS encoding sulfotransferase domain-containing protein, whose protein sequence is MKIPDFFIVGAAKAGTTSLFDYLTQHPAIFVPHMKEPHYFSDFEHRYAPKLANDEEYLRLFAACRDDQLAGDLSTSYLYSVNAPRRIRQLQPNARIMMVLRNPIERAYSFYWYNRNQFVEPLGFEEALEAEPERIAAGENFRFHYVESGRYCPQVERYLEVFGEEAVRIYLFEDLVRDATGLCRDILAFLGLSTDLELVTRDVFNRSGEFRSNALGHLLNARFPGKELIRRLAPGKARRLRANLTKLNIRRPPPMRPETREMLVERFRDDVERLSVLLQRDLSSWLALPQVAVARAEA
- a CDS encoding right-handed parallel beta-helix repeat-containing protein — translated: MNRNLTRSALGVLARAVAGACTGDRLRPRWSRLGGRLSLVLPLLLISVTGCTDDPVAPQAESSLTPGEANEAVAPADLLSDIHAASGRRYIAVSYLSGGKRAYIDRTYTYQSVPDLVRGQVFIRTANGDQAVSGNGSFLTFQLKRQSLVYIAYNGKPPAWVTERGFKPTGERLVIAKEREKKTHDLYVRAYSAGKVTLGSNRAGSGSAEMYTVIIRPQELYTTAVSTGSGFSSIVEGIRPRGYGKVTYTLLQPKTGGRTYYVDPNGSDSNPGTYSAPFRTINKAAQVAKAGDVVNIRPGTYRESVRVRNGGTAGRPIVFQATGRGKVVLTGGSYNFTPAEYYGGVKNYGAIHVTLRGLVFRNYAPLVSDIKRRAAVAAIRGWKIEECLFDAAGYSGLDIRGDSVTVVRSTFLNHHTLAVTASAETWQRKLRRPRLIDVIIRGNHTRPDPLYGDGAMKVMKFYHTADAVVDNVESYENFGPGIWFDTNNTNYVVRNSYLHHNYGESGRGLFIEVSKSPGLVENNIFAGNSVSGVTVANSTGVTINHNLFVRNARSIHLVDEYRKEGYDLGNVRITRNAFKGWQRDSNIHPGGSRIKTRTPAQMNLMADYNTYDPGTVPEMSYWKQTGWLRSVSELRSKLGWEQNGRVGTVTPPM